Below is a genomic region from Bacteroidales bacterium.
GTACGTCTTGGTTGTTGCGTTGCCATTTAATGCACTCTGCTAACTCTGCCCATAGTTCTCCATCTTCTCCTACATTGCTCATAATGTCATTGTCAACATAGAGTTCTATTAGTCCTGAACCACAACCAAATGCACAACGCATTTCGCGGATAATACCTTTTGCTGTCTCCTCTGAATCATCGTGTGGAGCTGATGCTGGAGGTCCATATTTACTAACTATTAATCCATGAGTCATAATAGAGTTTATGGGGCATATTGGCGATGCTACTGTAAAGTTTTTATACACCATGTGGTCGCGATATGTAATCCATTTCTCGCGATTGTCGCCTTGATCTCCAACGGTTGTCCAGTCTTGGTCTTGACGCCAAACAGCATCGGCGTATTGGAACCAGAATGGCGATGACCATGTTCCTACTGAGCAGTTAAAGAATAGGTCGTAACGGATCTCTCTAAGTGCTTTAAGTACGTTGATAATTCCCTCTGCGTCTTCTTCGTTTTTAGGTCCTGTTGCATTGGCAATATCGCTGATACCGTCAAACTTGAAGTAACGGAAATCGTAACTATCTACCATATTTGAGCAACTTGCAATAAAGGCGTCAAAATACTCGGGATTTGATAATTCAAAATTGTCAATTTGGTTTTCGTGATTGCGATTCCAAAAATCTAAGCGTTGAGCCTTAGACTCTCCATATCCACCAACAGGTCCTAACCAAGCACCCATTCCAGTTCCCATAGTTTTTGCTATTGAGTCGAGTTTTGCAAATCCGTTGGGGAATCCTATATGAAAATCCCAGAATGAGTTAAACTCATCCCATCCATCATCCCAAACGAATGCATCAATTCCTACACCATGTTTTTCATACATATTTGTACGCCATGCTTCAATAACTTCAACACATTGACTCTCTATCATACGTTTTAGTGGGTCAGGGAAGTTGTTGCGGTCAATGTTAAGTTCGTACCATGAGTTGTAGTGTATGAATGGGCGGTAGGGTACAGCACGTTCTCTCTCGTGATATGCAAGGAACGAGCGACGTAGTTGATCTTCTGCTACAAGACCTACAACTGCTCCTATACTCCAAGTATCTCCTGCTTTAAGGGTTGTTGCTCTGCTCCATAATCCTTTGATTGTGTTGCCATCAACGCTGTTAATTCCCAATGGAGTCTCAATACCTGCGAATATCTTAGAAGATGTTAGAGGTGCTCCGCGAACTTCTCCGTTAACTATAACTGCATCTGCGTTGTTGGTTAGCGTGTATTCCATAGGAACTATGTTTATCATCTCTGTATCTTCATTAGCACTAATCTTCATTTCGGTGCGAAGGTAGTGAGAGTTATCACGCAATACAGCACTCCAATCAATAGTTAAATTGTTATATTTAAATACAGCACTTAATTTGTAACCATTGTATTGCTCTGCTTTTTTGATTGCTTTCTCACACCCTTTCAATTGCTCTATTTTTGCTTCGCTCATAGTCATTTCTGATGATTTAACTATTGAGCTATCACCCAAAGTGACATAGAACAAATCATTTGTAGGAGCCAACTGTAAAGCGTCGCTTCCATTGAATTTTAAATTACCATTCTCTAATATATATTCTGCTTTCAACAAGTTGTTTGAGAGAATATACTTTTCTCCTTCGTTAGTGGCAGTTGCTTTCTCTGGTTGTTGTAATGATGGGAAAACTACTGTTGCTACTGGTTTGGTGCTACATGCAGTAAAGCATAATGCTAATAGTAAAATCTTAAATGTTTTCATATATTCCTTATTTTATTATAACTTTTTCTGATTTAATTACTCTATTTTTATCAAATATAGTTACTATGTAAATACCCTTTTCGTTAACGGATAGTTGAGTCTCATCTGCTAATACATTTGCAGCATTTATTATTTTACCCATAACATCGAATATCTTGACTGAAACCTCTTGGTTGCATCCTTTAATAATTACATTGTTATTTGCCGAGTATATCTCAATGTTATCGGCAATCTCCTCTTCAACGCCGGTTGGGTAGCCAAAGGCTCTTGTTTGTATATATTTAGTTTCTGAATCCTCTGTAATGGCTCCCATAACAGCAGTTACATTGTCGGCAGAGATATTTATTTCTACACCATCAGCATTCTCCCAAAGGAGTTCGTTGTTGTCAACTTTAAGTTTTAATATTGCCAGCTCATCAGCATCTTTAATGTTAGAACCGTTACCAATAACTAATACAACAGGATTGCCGGTTTCTGTGGCAAAGTTACTCCAATTAATAGTTGTCTCAGATAGTTTACCACCATTATTCCATTTGAATATGTTTTCGCCATTGCTATCTCCAACAGGAGCGAACATATTTGCAACATCTTCATTTGTTAAAGAACTCTTTCCGTTCCACCCATTAAGAATACCAATTTGAGCCCATCCTGTTGATATAATAGCCTCTTCGCTATCAATTATCTTGATGTTAGCTGAGCGTTTGTTAAGGTTTGAAATGCTCATGCTACCACTTAACTCAACCTCTTGAGCGCAGTTACCATTCAATACAACAACGTCAAATGCAGGCATTGTAAATGTAATTGTTTGGTCAATATTTACACTCTCATTGGTAATACCGCTATATTGAGTTTGATTCTTGAAAGCGTCAGTAAGTTTTATGTCACCTGTAACGTAATTAGGAATGTCCAAGGCTTGGCGAAGGGTTGTAGAGAATGTTTTTGTTGAAGCACTCGGATTGCGGAGAGTAAGAGTTGCTTTCTTTCCGTTCCATGATGCCCAACCATACACACTAACTTTTGAACCATCCCAAGGATTGCCTCCAACCCAGTGAACATCAGCAAGAACATCTTCATTGTCTCTGTGCCACTCAATACACTCTGCCAAAGCCGCCCAAAGTTCACCATCCTCGCCGATAGTTGTCATAAGGTCGTTATCGACATATAGCTCTATTAATCCAGAACCACAACCAAAAGCACAGTGCATTTCGCGGATAATACCTTTTGCTGTTGCATCGCTATCATCGCGAGGCATAACATTAGGTGGTCCGTATTTAGTAACCATCAATCCGTGGGTCATAATTGAGTTAATAGGACAAATAGGTGAAGCCAGCGGATAGTTTTTATAAACCATATAGTCGCGATATGTAATCCATTTTTCGCGATTATCTCCTTGATTTCCTATCTTATCCCAGTCTCCATCTTGTCTCCAGATAGCATCTGCAAAGTGTAGCCAGAACGGAGAAGACCATGTTCCTACAGTACAGTTAAAATATAGGTCATATTTAATTTCGCGAAGTACGTTTAACATATTCAAGAAACTCTCAACGTCCTCTTCAATTTTAGGTCCTGTTGCGTTACTTAAATCACTTATACCATCAAGTTTAAAGTAACGGAAGTCATAATCATTAACCATTTGAGAACAACGGTCGGCAAAAGCATCAAGGTATTCGGGGTTAGATAACTCAAAATTTGAAATTTGAGTTGAGTGAGTATTATTCCAATATGCAAGACGTTGAGCCTTTGAAGCACCATATCCGCCCACAGGTCCTAACCATGCACCTATACCTGTGCCCATTGCGGTAGCCTTTTCGTTAATATTGGAGAATCCTTCGGGGAATCCAATATGAAAATCCCATAGAGAGTTAAAGTCATCCCAACCATCATCCCAAACAAATGCATCAATACCAACATTATGCACATCAAACAAATTGGTTTTCCATGCATCAAGAACAGGAAGACATTGACTCTCTACCATACGATTCAGAGGGTTAGAGTCGTTGTTTCGGTCGATATTAAGTTCGTACCACGAGTTGTAGTGTATAAACGAGCGGTAAGGTACTGCGCGTTCTCTCTCGTTGTAAGCAAGGAACGAGCGGCGAAGTTGTCCTTCTGCAACAAGACCAACCACTGTTCCGATGTGCCAGCTATCTCCTGCCTTAAGAGTTGTTGCTCGGCTCCAGCGACCGGTAATTGATTTCTCTCCGGTAGCAATAGAAACAGTTGCGCCTGAAATGGCAATACTACCCGAGCTTGTAATATCTTCAGTTTTTGTTTCAACAAAATATCTCAAAGTATAAGTGCCGGCTGAAGGAACATTTAAAGTATAAGTTTTATTGCTATAAGCTGTTCCCGAGTAACCTATATGGTAATCGTTGGCAACAACGTTTCCGCTTGCATCCAAAATATCAACACCTGTCATATTCAAGCGGTAGTTACCAGTTGAGTAGTTAAATGTAAACGATACGTTTCCTGCTGCTGAGATATTTACTTTACCTTCGGCTGATTTTATTTGAGAGTTAGTAAATCCCAATGATGTTATTCCGGAAGGAACACTGCTTGGAGTATCCCAGCTTTGAGGAGTCCAAGATGTGGGAGAGAAAACAGTAGAAGATGATGAACTTCCAACACTATTAATACCATCGGGGTTTTCAATAGCCGCAAATATTTTTGAAGAAGCAAGAGGAGCTCCTCTAACAGTACCCTTAACCTCCACTATATCAGCATCAGCAGTAAGGTTATGAGTTAAAGGAATAATATTAGTCATTGAGGTGTTAGCCGAAGCGGTAATATCCATCTCGGTACGAATATAGTGAGAACCATCACGTAATACAGCTCTCCACTCAATGCTTAAAGAGTTGTAAGTATATTTTGCAGTCAAAACCTTACCATTGTATTTCTCTGATGCTTTTATAGCCTCGCTATCTCCTGTAAGGTTTGTTATAACGGGGTATGAACTCATAGTCATATCCGAAGCCTTAACAGTAGTTCCATTGCCTAAAGTAATAGTAAAAGGCTCACTACCCGGAGCAAGTTGCAAAGCCTCTGAACCATTAAAGTAAAGATCTCCGTTACTCATAATATACTCCACCTCTAAAAGGTTGTTGTAGAGAGTCCATTTAGTTGATTCTGATGTTGCTTGTGCTTGACCGGGTTGCTCGGTAGAGGGAAACTGTACCGAAGCAGCATTTGCAAACTGCATTCCCACTATCAGCATAAAAACAATAGCAAGATGTGTAAATTTTTTCATAGATTATAAGTTTTATATATTTATATTTTTTTATATCAATAGGTGTATTTTAATATATTTATTATCAGTTGTAAAGATATAAAAAAAAATCGGAATAGGATATAGAACATAAAAAATGTTCTCAAAAATTTTTGTAATTCAAAGAAAAAGAGTACTTTTGCACGCCGATTATATCCAAAATAGAGAGAAAATAGACGCAAGCATGGTTTCAAGTGTGTTCGGAAACGTAGCTTGTGCCTGAATTTAAATGTTTAATAATTAAAAAGATACAAAGTGGATACATTAAGTTACAAGACAGTATCTGTTGGAAAAGCAGCTGCTCAAAAAGAGTGGGTTATCGTTGACGCAACAGATCAAGTTTTGGGTCGTTTAGCATCAAAAGTTGCTAAAATTTTAAGAGGTAAATATAAACCTTGTTTTACTCCCAATGCAGATTGTGGAGATAACGTGATTATTATCAATGCTGATAAAGTAAAATTAACAGGTAACAAATGGACAGATAAAATCTATTTGTCATACACAGGTTATCCCGGTGGACAAAGAGAGATTACACCTGCAAAACTTATGCAAAAAGGTGAGTCAAAATTGTTCTTGAAAGTTATCAAAGGAATGTTGCCAAAGAACAGACTTGGTGCAAAACTTCTTACAAATGTTTATGTATACGCAGGAGAAGAGCATCCTCATGCAGCACAAAACCCTAAAACAATTGATATAAACACTCTTAAATAAGCATAATCATAATGGAAACAGTTAACGCATTAGGAAGACGTAAAGCAGCGGTAGCACGTGTTTACGTAAAAGAGGGAAACGGTGTAATCACCATCAACAAAAAAGACCTTGCACAATATTTCCCATTGGAGATTATGCAATTTGTTGTAAAACAACCACTATTGAAATTAGGAGTTGCTGAGAAATACGATATCAAAGTAAATCTTAACGGAGGTGGATTTAAAGGACAAGCAGAGGCATTGCGTTTGGCAATTGCTCGTGCTCTTGTTAAAATCAATCCTGAGGACAAACCCGCTTTGAAATCAGAAGGATTTATGACTCGCGACCCACGTGTTGTAGAGCGTAAAAAACCGGGACGTCCCAAAGCAAGAAAGAGATTCCAATTCAGCAAACGTTAATATTTGCCGCATAAGAATCTTAATTGGACGTTTAGTATCCAAATTACAAGGACTCTTTTTTGGAAATATAGAGTTAGAAGAGATTCAGAATGCTTCATTTTATAATTAAAAGAAAGATTACCTTGTAATTGAATTAGTAGAATGTAAACGAATAAATAAAAAAAGAAAACAATGTCACTAACAACATTTGATCAATTACTCGAGGCCGGAGTACATTTTGGCCACTTAACACGTAAATGGAATCCAGCAATGCGTCCATACATTTTTATGGAGCGTAACGGAATTCACATTATCGACCTTAACAAAACAGTTGTAAAAATTGATGAGGCAGCTGCTGCTTTAAAACAGATTGCTAAATCAGGCAAAAAAATCCTATTTGTTTCAACTAAAAAACAAGCAAAACAAGTAGTAGCAGATAAAGCAACTGAAGTAGGAATGCCATACGTTATTGAGCGTTGGCCGGGTGGAATGTTAACAAACTTCCCAACAATCCGCAAAGCAATCAAAAAAATGAACGCTATCGACAAAATGATTAAAGATGGCACATTTGCAAACCTTTCAAAACGCGAAAAACTTCAAGTATCTCGCCAACGTGCAAAATTGGAGAAAAACTTGGGTAGCATCGTTGACTTAACTCGTCTTCCTGCAGCACTTTTTGTAGTTGACGTAATGAAAGAGCACATTGCTGTTGCTGAGGCTAACCGTTTAGGTATCCCTGTATTTGCTATGGTTGATACAAACTCAGATCCTTCAAATGTAGATTACGTAATCCCAGCAAACGACGATGCATCAAAATCAATTGACGCAGTGTTGAGTGCACTTTGCGGAGCAATCACAGAAGGTCTTGAGGAGCGTAAAGTAGAAAAAGCAGATACTGAGGCTGCTGAGGCTCAAGCAACTGAGGGTGCAGAAGAGAAAAAAGCTCGTAAAACTCGCGCACGTATCCGCCGCGATGCAGAAGAGACTCCAACTGTAGAACCTAAAGCAGAGACAGAAGAGTAATTAATAACAAATTAAATTTATACTAATTATGGCTGTTACAATTCAAGATATTACAAAACTTCGCAAAATGACAGGTGCTGGAATGATGGATTGCAAAAAAGCACTTGCAGAGGCTGAAGGAGATTTTGACAAAGCTATTGAGTTAATCCGTAAACGTGGTCAAGCAATCGTTGCAAAACGTGAGGATCGCGATGCTTCAGAGGGTTGCGTATTAGCCGCAGCTAAAGACGGATTTGCAGCAATCGTAGCATTAAACTGCGAAACTGACTTCGTGGCAAAAAATGCTGACTTTATTGCATTAACTCAAACAATACTTGATAAAGCAATTGAAACTCGCCCGGCAACAATTGAAGCACTTCTTGCAACTGAGGTTGAGGGACGTACAATAGCAGACTTAGTTACTGACCGCAGTGGTGTAACAGGTGAGAAAATGGAGTTGAGCACATATCTATCATTAGAGGCTCCGGCAACAGTAGCATACATCCACTCAGGAAACCGCTTGGCAACTATCGTATCGTTCAACAAAGAGTTGGAGAACCAAGTTGCTCGCGATGTAGCTATGCAAGTAGCTGCAATGAATCCAATTGCAGTAACTCGCGAAGAGTTTCCTGCTGAGGTAGTAGAGAAAGAGTTTGAGATAGCAAAAGACAAAGCACGTCAAGAGGGTAAACCTGAGGCTATGCTTGATAAAATTGCTCAAGGACGTCTTAACAAATTCTACCAAGAGAACTCACTTTTAGAGCAAGCATTTGTAAAAGACGCTAAGATGTCAATCAAAGAGTACTTGGCATCAAAAGATAAAGAATTGACTGCAATAGCATTCAAACGCTTTACTCTAAATGCAGATTAATAAGGATATTTATTCTATTGAATAATATATTTCAAATTTTGCCATAAAAGGAACTCGCGAGAGTTCCTTTTTTTGTATAGATTGTTTATCTTTAGATAAACTGCTTTTGCTTTATACATCCCAGAATAAATCTTATATCTGTTTGATTTCAAAATATTTTACCATTCAATTAAATTATAATAAATTTACGGCTCAAACGTTTAATAAGTATCAAATCGCTTAATAATCCTCTTTAAAAGAGAAAATAATAGAGATAAGTTATGCGTAATATATACAAAACAAGACAAAAATTTAAGATAGTATTTATAGTAATATCTCTAATACTGGTATCGCTATTCCTATATGTTTCAAATAAGTTGGTAGAAGATTTATCAAAAGAGGAGTTAAATAAAATGGAGATATGGGCAGAAGCAACACGTTTGGCTGCCAGTGATACCAATACCGATTTGGGATTGATACTTAAAATTTTACAAAGCAACTCAACAATACCTGTTATTATAGTTGATCAGGATGAGCAAGTTATGGGAACTGCCAATATCTCAAAGAAAGACTCTATCTCTCTGGAAAAAATATATCACGATTTTAAGGAATTAGGAAATGTGATAGAGATACCGATAGATGAAGATACAAAACAATACCTCTATTACGACGACTCGGTGATGCTAAAATATTTGGCACTATTCCCATACGTGCAATTAGGAGTAATGATACTCTTCTTGTTGATATGCTACATTGCCCTTATGAATAGCAAAAAAGCAGAGCAAAATCAAGTTTGGGTTGGATTATCAAAAGAGACCGCACATCAGTTGGGTACACCAATATCATCATTAATGGCATGGGTTGAGGTGTTGAAAATGAATGATATAGACAAAGCTCTCCTTGCAGATATGGAGAAAGATGTAACCCGCCTGTCGGTAATAGCAGAGAGGTTTTCAAAAATAGGCTCATCGCCCGAACTTGTAAAAACCGACATTACCCCGGTGGTACGAAGCTCGGCAGAGTATATGCAACGCAGAGTATCTAACAAGGTAAAATTTAAAACTATCATACCTGATACACCAATCCCTATAAAATTATGCGTTCCGCTAATAGAGTGGGTATTTGAAAATCTCTGTAAAAATGCAATAGATGCAATGAGCGGAACGGGAGAATTGAAGGTAGAATTAATGCAAGATGTAGATATATGTTACATTGATATAACCGACACAGGAAAAGGAATAGCCCGAAAAAACTTTAATACCGTATTCCGTCCGGGATATACCACAAAAGAGCGAGGTTGGGGATTAGGGTTGGCACTTGTAAAGCGAATTGTTGAGGAGTATCATGGAGGAAGAGTGTATGTAAAAGAGAGTGAATTGGGCAAAGGAACCACCTTTAGAGTGGAATTACATATAGATGAAGCATAAAATTGCTATAAAAAAAACAAAAAAATGAGGGTTTTGTCTCAACTTATTTTGTCATCGGGATTTTTTTAATTAACTTTGCATCGCTTTTTGGCACGTTTGTATATTAAATGGTAAAAATGGAAACCTACAAAATAGAATTAAAGGGGCTCTCAGATGGAACATACCAATATGAATACCATCTTGATGATAACTTTTTTTCAGCAATAGAAGATGCCGAAGTAACAAAAGGAGATGTAAGTGTACAACTCATAGTAAAAAAGATAGAAGGAAACTTCGATTTTAAATTTCTCTTGAAAGGGGTAGTAAAAGTTCAATGCAACAGATGCTTGGATGAGATGGACTACCAAATAGATGCTGAAAACGGATTTACCGTAAAGTACGGAAAAGAGAATGTTGATGAAGGCGACAAATTGGTAATAACTGAAGATTGCAACGAGATAGACCTTGCGTGGTATCTATATGAATTTGTAGCACTTGAGTTGCCAATAACATGCACTCACGCCGAAGGAGAGTGCAATAGCGAAATGGAATCACTTTTGCAAAAATATAGTGGAGCAAAAGAGAGTCAAGAAGAGGGAGAACCCGTTGACTCGCGATGGAGTGAATTAAAGAAATTAATAGATAATAACTAAATAATTAAATAAAAATGGCACATCCTAAACGAAAACAATCAAAGACAAGAACAGCAAAACGTCGTACTCACGATAAAGCACTTGCACCAACAATGGCAGTATGTCCTAACTGTGGAGCATGGCACGTTTATCACACAGTATGCAACGAGTGTGGTTACTATCGCGGAAAAGTTGCTATTGAGACAGCGGCTGTTTAATGATTTGTCCCTTTACAATAAGAAAGGCGACAAACAAAAAACTGCGAGTATAACAATACAATGAAGAGCATTGTAGAGACGAGCAGTAAAAACAAATGATTATTAAAGCCTTAAGGGTTTTATCAACTCTTAGGGCATTTTTTATCAAAAAGAAGAACCATTCATGAAGAAAATAAATACAGCAATAACTGGAGTAGCAGCGTATGTTCCTGAGGACAAGCTAACCAACGAGGACTTAACCAAGATGGTTGACACTACCGATGAGTGGATATATTCACGCGTAGGAATAAAAGAGCGACGCATACTAAAAGGTGAAAACTTAGGTTCGTCATATATGGGTTCAAAAGCCGTAGATTTACTTCTCGAAAAAACAGGGACAACAACTGATGAAGTAGAGGTAATAATATGTGCAACATCAAATCCCGATTACCGATTTCCTGCAACAGCAGCAGTAATAGCCGACCGTTCGGGAGTAAAAAACTGTTTTGCATACGATATTCAAGCAGCATGTACCGGATTCGTAGTAGCATTGCAAATCGGAAAGGCATATATAAACTCCGGATTATATAAGAAAGTAATAGTAGTTTGTGCAGAGAAGATGTCTTCGATGGTAAACTATCAAGACAGAGCAACATGTCCTTTGTTTGGAGATGCTGCCGCAGCAGTATTACTTGAACCAACATACGAAGATGTAGGAGTAGTAGATACTCTATTACACACCGACGGAGAGGGAATACCTTACCTAATGATGAAGGCAGGAGGTTCGGCACAACCAATAACCTACGGAGCAATAGATAGAGGAGAACACTTCCTGTATCAAGAGGGAAGAACCGTATATAAATATGCCGTATCAAATATGATAGACGTGTATAAACAGATAATGATTCGAAACCAACTCACAAACGACTCGGTAAACTGGTTTATACCACATCAAGCAAATGCCCGAATAATAGAGGCAATAGGCTCACGATTAGGCATAGCACAAGAGAAGATAATAATGAATATCGAGAACTTCGGAAACACAAGTTCTGCAACAATACCTTTGTGTATGGCACAATGGGAAGACAAATTTAAAAAAGGCGATAACATTTTGTTAACAGCCTTTGGAGCAGGATTTACATGGGGTTCAACATACATTAAGTGGGCATACGACACTAAAAAATAAAAACAAAGAAGTTGCATAAGGCGTTGAAGTTTGTTGCTACTCGCTTACTCGTAAACAAACAGTAAGAGAATAAGAGAACAAAAACAACCTTTTATGCAACTTTTTTTATAAATTTGAATCGCATAAAAAATATACAAGTGAGCGAGAATAAACAACACAAAGCAGGATTTGTAAATATAGTAGGAAATCCCAACGTGGGAAAATCAACACTGATGAACTCGTTGGTAGGGGAGCGTATATCCATTATAACCTCAAAGGCACAAACAACACGCCACCGTATAATGGGAATAGTTAACACACCTGATATGCAGATAGTCTATTCTGATACACCGGGAGTACTATCGCCCAAATACAAACTACAAGAGGCAATGCTCGACTTCTCAAAATCGGCTTTAGTAGATGCCGATGTATTATTATATGTAACCGATGTTGTTGAGACACCCGACAAAAACCCCGACTTTGTGGCACGAGTAGCACAAGAAAACAATGTGATACTCATAATCAATAAAATAGATTTATTAAAAAATCAAACCGACTTAGAGGAGATAGTAAGCAAGTGGCGAACAATACTCCCAAATGCCGAGGTAATACCCATATCTGCATCACTAAAATTCAATGTAGATTACCTCTTAAAACGCATACAAGAGATGTTGCCACCCTCGCCACCATTCTTTGACAAAGACGCTTTAACCGACCGTCCTGCCCGCTTCTTTGTAACTGAGATAATACGAGAGAAGATACTCTTAACATACGACAAAGAGATACCCTATTCGGTAGAAGCAGTAGTGGAAAAATTTGATGAGAGCGAAACCACAATACACATAATGGCTGTGGTATATGTAGAACGCGATTCACAAAAAGGAATAATAATAGGCAAAGGAGGCAGTTCGCTAAAACGCGTAGGAATGTTGGCACGAAAAGACATTGAGACCTTCTTTGGTAAAAAAGTATATCTCGAACTATACGTAAAAGTAGAACGAGATTGGCGAAACAAATTAAGTAAATTAAAAAACTTCGGATATTCACAAGAATAGTTATGGGAAATTTAGTAGCAATAGTAGGACGCCCCAATGTAGGCAAGTCAACAATTTTTAACCGACTCACCAACACCCGTAGAGCCATAGTAAACGAAGAGGCAGGCACTACACGCGACCGCCAATACGGAAAAGTAGAGTGGTGTGGAAACGAATTCTCAATCATTGATACAGGCGGTTGGGTAGTAAACTCTGACGATATATTCGAGGATGAAATCAACAAACAAGTATCCATTGCCATTGAAGAGGCAGACGTACTCCTATTTGTAGTAGATGCAATAACAGGAGTAACTGACCTTGATGACCGTGTAGCAGCTATCCTACGACGCACCACAAAACCCGTAATAGTAGTAGCAAACAAAATAGACAGTAACGAGTGGCAATACACATCGGCACAATTCTATTCATTCGGACTTGGCGATCCTTTCAGTATCTCGGCAGCAAACGGCTCGGGAACAGGCGACCTGCTTGATGAAATAATCTCAAAATTTACAAAAAAAGAGGAAGAGACAATTGAGGAGAACGTACCACGCATAGCCGTAGTAGGACGTCCTAATGCAGGAAAATCATCAATAATCAACGCATTTATAGGAGAAGACCGCAACATAGTAACCAATATAGCAGGAACAACACGCGACTCAATACACACACGCTACACAAAATTCGGATTCGACTTTTACCTTGTCGATACCGCAGGAATACGTAAAAAAGGAAAAGTAACCGAAGACATAGAGTACTACTCAGTAATTCGCTCAATCAGAGCGATAGAAGACTCTGATGTATGCGTATTAATGATTGACGCAACACGCGGAATAGAGGGACAAGATATGAACATCTTCTCTCTAATCCAGAAAAACAAAAAAGGATTAGTAGTGTGCGTAAACAAATGGGACTTAGTAGAAGACAAAAGTCAAAAAGCAATCAAAGCATTTGAAGAGGCAATTCGCAACCGCTTTGCCCCTTTCACCGACTTCCCAATCATCTTCACATCAGCCCTAACCAAACAACGCATATTTAAAGTACTTGAGTGTGCCGCACAAGTATTTGAAAACCGCCGTCAGCAAATACCAACTGCACGACTAAACGAAGAGATACTTGCCGCCATTGAGGCATATCCACCACCAGCGCACAAAGGAAAATATGTAAAGATAAAATATATAACCCAGTTAAAAGGCTCGTATGTGCCAACTTTTATCTTCTTCTGTAACTTGCCACAGTGGGTAAAAGAGCCATACAAACGCTATCTCGAAAATCAAATCCGTCAACGTTGGAATTTTTCGGGAAGTCCTATTAATATATTTATGCGTCAAAAATAGTTGTTAGTTGTCGGCTAATGCCGCCCTTTGGGTAGTTTTTAGTTGTTAGCTTTGATTAACCTTTTTGAGAGAATATATAAGC
It encodes:
- a CDS encoding DUF177 domain-containing protein, whose product is METYKIELKGLSDGTYQYEYHLDDNFFSAIEDAEVTKGDVSVQLIVKKIEGNFDFKFLLKGVVKVQCNRCLDEMDYQIDAENGFTVKYGKENVDEGDKLVITEDCNEIDLAWYLYEFVALELPITCTHAEGECNSEMESLLQKYSGAKESQEEGEPVDSRWSELKKLIDNN
- the rpmF gene encoding 50S ribosomal protein L32, which encodes MAHPKRKQSKTRTAKRRTHDKALAPTMAVCPNCGAWHVYHTVCNECGYYRGKVAIETAAV
- a CDS encoding ketoacyl-ACP synthase III produces the protein MKKINTAITGVAAYVPEDKLTNEDLTKMVDTTDEWIYSRVGIKERRILKGENLGSSYMGSKAVDLLLEKTGTTTDEVEVIICATSNPDYRFPATAAVIADRSGVKNCFAYDIQAACTGFVVALQIGKAYINSGLYKKVIVVCAEKMSSMVNYQDRATCPLFGDAAAAVLLEPTYEDVGVVDTLLHTDGEGIPYLMMKAGGSAQPITYGAIDRGEHFLYQEGRTVYKYAVSNMIDVYKQIMIRNQLTNDSVNWFIPHQANARIIEAIGSRLGIAQEKIIMNIENFGNTSSATIPLCMAQWEDKFKKGDNILLTAFGAGFTWGSTYIKWAYDTKK
- the era gene encoding GTPase Era; translated protein: MNLNRIKNIQVSENKQHKAGFVNIVGNPNVGKSTLMNSLVGERISIITSKAQTTRHRIMGIVNTPDMQIVYSDTPGVLSPKYKLQEAMLDFSKSALVDADVLLYVTDVVETPDKNPDFVARVAQENNVILIINKIDLLKNQTDLEEIVSKWRTILPNAEVIPISASLKFNVDYLLKRIQEMLPPSPPFFDKDALTDRPARFFVTEIIREKILLTYDKEIPYSVEAVVEKFDESETTIHIMAVVYVERDSQKGIIIGKGGSSLKRVGMLARKDIETFFGKKVYLELYVKVERDWRNKLSKLKNFGYSQE
- a CDS encoding HAMP domain-containing histidine kinase, whose protein sequence is MRNIYKTRQKFKIVFIVISLILVSLFLYVSNKLVEDLSKEELNKMEIWAEATRLAASDTNTDLGLILKILQSNSTIPVIIVDQDEQVMGTANISKKDSISLEKIYHDFKELGNVIEIPIDEDTKQYLYYDDSVMLKYLALFPYVQLGVMILFLLICYIALMNSKKAEQNQVWVGLSKETAHQLGTPISSLMAWVEVLKMNDIDKALLADMEKDVTRLSVIAERFSKIGSSPELVKTDITPVVRSSAEYMQRRVSNKVKFKTIIPDTPIPIKLCVPLIEWVFENLCKNAIDAMSGTGELKVELMQDVDICYIDITDTGKGIARKNFNTVFRPGYTTKERGWGLGLALVKRIVEEYHGGRVYVKESELGKGTTFRVELHIDEA
- the der gene encoding ribosome biogenesis GTPase Der: MGNLVAIVGRPNVGKSTIFNRLTNTRRAIVNEEAGTTRDRQYGKVEWCGNEFSIIDTGGWVVNSDDIFEDEINKQVSIAIEEADVLLFVVDAITGVTDLDDRVAAILRRTTKPVIVVANKIDSNEWQYTSAQFYSFGLGDPFSISAANGSGTGDLLDEIISKFTKKEEETIEENVPRIAVVGRPNAGKSSIINAFIGEDRNIVTNIAGTTRDSIHTRYTKFGFDFYLVDTAGIRKKGKVTEDIEYYSVIRSIRAIEDSDVCVLMIDATRGIEGQDMNIFSLIQKNKKGLVVCVNKWDLVEDKSQKAIKAFEEAIRNRFAPFTDFPIIFTSALTKQRIFKVLECAAQVFENRRQQIPTARLNEEILAAIEAYPPPAHKGKYVKIKYITQLKGSYVPTFIFFCNLPQWVKEPYKRYLENQIRQRWNFSGSPINIFMRQK